The window TCGATGCTAAGTCTTGATCGAAGGAAACTCATCAAGAACACTCCAAGATCTTtatcctctctctctttgtctttttctttctagggtaaattcatatggggagaagGAGGTGTAAAATGAAATGGTATTTATAATGCCAGATATTGcacaaatggccccaatggccCTGTATTTGTTATATTAACCTTAGAGGGGGTTGTTTCCAACTAATAAGACCCGTTGGAAGGTGTATGGGTCAATTTAAGCCATGGGATACGTGTCCCAATAGGGATCTATATTTGGACACAGTCATCTGATGATCGGACGTGCCTATTAATCAGGAAGGCTATAACTTAGATCGACGGTTACCGATGATCAATCagggctatacggatatgtgtgggGAAATGTCTTTAGTCAGCACCCCGACTTTGGTCATGAATTGATGGtccgaaagttacaactttgtgaAAAAACAAAGggactagtttcacttaagtttcaaattttcatataaggtattcgcACAACCCAAGCACTCGCCTTACGAGTCTAAGTTGAACGATTCAAGACGCAATCTCGACTCAATTTCTCGCAATGGACGCCAAGCCTACTAAGACGAATATATTTATATAGCTttgggtttagtggcccactaacgagttgtctagagcttgttcaaatAATTAAGGCATTTCTAGAATTGAttgggtagcgagatttcttgtgcgcaatgattaagatttggattagctaaatCTATAGTGTAGCCTATTCGCAACTAACAGAAATGACGATTCGGTTATAATCACCGTAagccgttggttcttaggctagaAGGATAAGTGGGTcagtttggtttattaattaagatctgacccctaattGTCTCAATTTTTGGTATGTCTTTATTTAATTACGGTTGTCTTGATTATTTAGtaataggtcggttagatttaggctatatgtgaacaaatcatgtggttaaactcgatgtttaagtgatcgagtGGATTCATTAACTTCCTACgattgattaatcgaatttgtgcagttctttactactACTACCCGCATATAAGTTAACATCGAGTGTTAATAGTCAATAAGTtacaacataagttaattataatgaaaattttcaagtgttttttgaaaatccaaaatagtgaaaatctggAACATTACATATACATTCACATTAGTTAAAATCAACAACATCATAACGAAACACTCCGATCGGTAcataaatcaatcaaaccatcacaaacaatttattttaatttcaataaaTCATGTGACATGTTGGGTTACTCACGTGAGCCTAGTAGTGTAGAATACACCAGGTAATTAGGCTGGTTTGAATTCAAAAATTGTAtcaattatatccacaacattgtTGTTCATCTACTTATATTatgcggtggggcccacctttgatatacatCTTAGGTGGCCAAACCCTAAATGACTAAATAATTGAAATTTCCATATATAATATGTTCATGAAattcaattatcaaaatttagattttattttttagattctAAAATTGAATATCAAATTATTGATCGGAGTGGCCTACCGGATGATTATATCATGCAGATTATTGAGGTCTTAACATATTTTGTATATACATATTagagaatggtgtggatctaattatATATAAACCGATGGCCCATCTCAACCTTTTATGCCAAGtaataccaacacttgcgcagaAATATGAGCTTTCCTTATTAAACACTTTTGAATCTGACTAATGTGGCTcatccgatggtcagattgatCTGAAGTTAGAACCCTTACATATTTTGTCCTTAGGGATCGTATGATCTGTATAGATCTAATCTGATCCTACCAAATACACACCAACAGTCTTTGTGACAAGAAACCTCGCATGTGATTTTAAACTTTCATCATCTTTACATCGTATCTATTCACAGATCAATGCAATGAACGTGTGGCCGATCCACACTATTCATTACATAGATTGAGTCAAGTTacattaaatgcataaaaattaataaaagaaTTGAGAATAAACTTACTGAATCTAAGCTCTCCAAaatcctctctctccccttcttagTTGTCGCAAAGTGTCTTTCTGTTAATATCTAAGTTTGAGTGAAACTCTTCTTATGACACATATCTTAAAAAGAAATGCTTATTTGAGAGATTAAGACTTGAGAGATATAGGGAGGGTTGAGGTATATATAAGGGAGAAGGATTATGAATAAGGATAAGATAGAGATAAAATAGATATATGATAGAGATAAGATATGGGATAAGATAGAAATAAGATAGGGGATAAGATCTTAAATTCAATTTTTCAGGAGCATTACACACGTTGTCAGAAATTCTATATAATGcatggggcattttcacaccaagctcaagtggggtagcctgttgttcacaccccaagtatagggttgcaatgtagtaataatctcggtaagaccaaggtcgaatccacagagactgaaccttgtatgtaatttgaaagtaacttgaactagaactatgccaagatgtaatctaaatcaggaataattaagagaataatggtgaaatactttaactaaaacttgtaaaattcaaaagtgggaaactagggtgtcaaggatctacttgtagagatcagagagatctatgcttgattcatgaacacaattgaaatcagagtctcatcttcatccagttgaaagataATCCACTAAAatccaatctgaacttccttaatttgatctagttttcaagagatgagaggtatgaggattataattgattccatcacaacaCCATGCCCATGaggcaaagtaaacaacagaatttaaccaatccacaaccaatctgaaagagttatgaacgttaggaaggattccattatccaaccgtgcccatgagacgatggtgaacaacagggcctcatAACTTCATAATCACAGTAATGAAAATGACATGCTTAGAGCTATCGtatatccattgtaatttaagtcacaataaaccattaaaaactaaaagcattccttataatcaaattagaataaaaattagttaagttTAACATAaataaaaagtctcccatcacgctagaagcttctcctcttagccctagctaagaggtttagcttgtcATAGACACGATGGACTAAAAATCTCtataaaaaaaacattaaaggaagaAAACTAAAGAAGAGGGAAAGAAAAACTCAGCCAGCCGGTCCTCCTGTCTCTCTCTCACATCCACTTCCctgtttctctcctctctctctctctctctctctctctctctctctctctccttcccacgTGCACCAGAAGATTgcagctctctctttctctctcccttttatagagaTTAGGCAGGTCGGTCGTCCGGAAGTCGGTTGGAGTGCGTAAGTCATGTTTACACAGCCAAGATTCCTCTGCGTAAGTCTTGTTACGCAGTCAAGAAGACAGCGCCCCCAACTCCCCACTTTCCATGCTGATCGGCGAATAATCTCCTAAGTCTTCAGCGAATTTCCCGTCCCtacaggatggacggtgtggattttctaTCACCTTCAAGACAGAGGCCCACAACTCATCCCATCGGAGGCCAACGCGTGGATGCGGTTCGCACTTCTTGTTCGCGATCCGTCCTTCACTCGAACGATAGCTTGGAAACACAGAATAAGACTAGGGCATGGACGGTTTTGTCCTACGATCCCAGTGGACGGATCAGATGATCCTTCCGGACAATCagagtggcccacctggatcaccAGTTCCGTTCGCAAAACAGAGTTCGCGCAGCTTTTTCTTGCGCTGATGATTGGTGGGGCTCATGATCGAAGCCGACCAGGAAATCCATTCCGTACATTAGATTCCTTTCGAATAACCGGTCGGAAATGACGTGTTATGGCTCGAATTCGGTGTGGTCCATCAGGATTTTTACTCTACCATCCGTCCTCCGTTTGGATCCTTCAAGTACATGAAACATCTGAGGAAACCAGACCGCAGATCAGGttacggtcggtttgacctcaTTAATttcatgaacggtgtggatcatcgaaatgtatgatgatggtggcccacttgaatccgTCCGTAAGTCCCTGTGAGATTTGAATTTGAGCAGGAGtcgggtcagcgcacgctgaccgactccgCTCGTTCGGTGTTTCGCCGGTGCACAATACACGTGCACACGCTCCTGCAAGCGGGGCCTATTTTTGATGGTTTCCTGgaaaatctacactgtccatccatttatccaCCTAATTTTAAAGGGGCTGAGATCAatattgaggcatatccagagatcaggtgggccccaaatcagctatttggtggctgatctgtcccttgggccacttccacagaaATCCAACagttgaaattttacgtgtacggttactttatggtcctcaggacaAATATAAAGTTTAAGGCCAAACAGATGGTGAGAatcttatgatcttgcattcaggatgactttcaggcctttttatcgttgatcacttgattttctcggatctttggcatgtaatttctttGATCTAcatcccctaagatccgtcctttactttggtgattttttagcattaaatccatgctattagtaccatttttcagtctggtctcctaaattcaccttgcaacacaaatacgattaaaataggccattaaacaatatcatattcgtaaattcaggtaataactggagtctaatatgcaatatttaaccctcaacacctgtgggatgcaagggcacactcggggtgggtggcccatgtgaagtgggccccacccgtgtgaggcgagtggctcATATGACACAAATtttgaatcaaaatttcaatCATAAGATGGAACTTTCAAAATGGAATCTCACCTTCAATTCCTTCGCAATTTTTCGCATTTGGGGTGTTGTTCTCTACTCTTTTGCAACAATGGATTTACAATCGTAGATTACCATAACTTCGATTGTGTTTTCATTAGATGTTGATTGTCTCATTATAAGTCACTCTTAATCAACATCTATTGATCATGATGTTATTGTAGTCACCGTTGGCCTTTTGATCTTCGCACTTTGGCTGTTGCAGAGAAGATAAAACGTTGTTGGTCATGACCGTAAAAGTGCTCATCTCTGTGGACATCAAGTCATCTGTAGCCGTCAATCCatcgatccatccatccattgaatGATTTcctaattcaattgaatcattttctaATCCAACCATGAATCCATTAGTTGATCCATTTGTGGAGTCTTAAGGAATATTTCTATGATGGATTCACTTAGAGGCATCCCATTTGTATACGTCCACTCTTTTACTTATTCCTCATGAGACATTTCTTTGTATTCATAGGTTTACTTTGAAAAGCATTCGCTCCTAAGTTAACCTTGCTTTAATAAAATTATGGTCTATGATTTGGGGTTGTTTATTGCCATGAATATGTTTACTAAGAAAAATCTTGCCCCATATCAAATGGCAAAGTACCGAGAGAAAGGAGGATGAAAAGATCAGCGTCTTCTTTCTTAAAAATAAACCTCGTATCCACGAGGAAGAGAGAATCCACGCTActaaaaaatatctaaaaaagaaattattattaaaaatatGAATAATGTTTTGTTACAAAGCCATTTCATATGACTTTCGGAATCTTTTGCGTGACTTACAAAATTTTTAGCCTTAAATTTATCTTTTTCAAAATAGTAaacatttataaaataataaatttattaaaaataaaatacatctTTTAGATTTACTTAAACTCTTTTCCATTATTCAAACAAGGACTTTAAACATAAGTATACTTCTTTGGACCATAGaacactttaaaaataaaaaaatcataaatgactaaaaataataaattttaactttAAACTTAAATTTATCCTTAAAAACTTTCCgtccattttatttataaatagacAATTAAAAATTTTACGGTTAAATTTCCATTTCTAGCTGCTTATTTTTATATGTGAACATATAAAAAACCTATCTCAGATGATGAAAGGCTcggatctcacacacatgttaCATTGTGACACATGCACCTACATGTGAAATTAACACACCTTGATTGATTATAGATATCAATCTTGGCTACTTGTACAAATGGCACAAGAAAGCCCAACCgttttttggtgggccccatcatttgGAAGTCATACGTGTCCCACCGTAGTCGGATTGATTTGATAATCATAACCGTCCATCAATCAACATTTGTATGATGATTTTGGAAGTTATTTTAACCATCCACTTGATTGATAGCCGCTAACTGCTTGACCTGATTTTAGAAACAGGTCCATAACAGACCACAcgatttggacggtggggattgagGCACATACATGCCACCTTTCCCCTTCGAAACTTTCTCAGCGTATAAAATTGCTCACTCTGATGAAATCTGGACCGTTGGCAGTGGTTCAATCCTTTGTGGTACATGAAAATCAGGTTTACACCTGAATAACACCAGTTACTACTCCACCCCATGCCCTAATTCCAAGTGGCCAGATATGAAAACACCAAACGCGCGCGTGAAGTTTTGAGCTTTCTATAAGGTTGGaaacggacgcggtttggctagcgaggccgtggaaacggattggctactccccctgccaccagccaatggctgatggtcggtgctctgtgggccctagcatgatgtaagtgtttcatccatgccgtccatctattttttcagatcattttatggtatgagaccaaaaatgagatatattcaaatctcaagtggaccacattacaagaaactgtgttgaatgagcttcgaccattaaaaaccttttggaggccataaaagttttggatcaagctgatatttgtttttttcccttcatctgggcctgtatgacctaatcaacagattggatgtcaaataaacagtacagtaggccttaggaggattttaatggtggatatccaatcactattgttttcccgtggtgtggtccacatgagatttatataccataattttttgtataaagccctaaaatgatccgtaaaatggatgaacagaatggatgaaacacatacatcatggtgggcccacagagcaccgaccaccagcgacGGCGctggtggctagtggttggtgctacgtggaccctaccatgatatatgtgttttatccccaccattttgaaagataattttaggcatTGATCCCAAAATGAGGTATTTGCCATCCTTTTTAGTTGTAGGACCACCAAACAAAGATTTCCTGACAAAGCCTTTTTTAGGAAGTTCCTGGTacgaaggtgggtcccactgggaTACTTgtcagaaatccaccctgtccgtAAAAAGTAATTAACGGTACAAACTTTTATCCTGGCCGTTTATTTGGTTTGTTATGTTGTGGTAGAGACTTTGAGGAGTTAAATGACCTGATTTTCCATGTAGGAAGATCTTAAACAGAGTagttcatgatgtatgtgttatatctaagccgtccatttgtttcaccGGTTAACTTTAGGGCATAGCTCAGATATAAGTcaagtccaaatctcaagtggaccacaccacatgaaacagtggggataacgaCGGCCACAATTGAAACTTACTGGGGCCCATTTTAATatgtatttgccatctaacctattcattagCTTActctaaccattcaatcaatggccATAAAAATATTCAGACAAAAACATCTGAAGTTTGGGAAATGCTTTGGGGTCCACCGTCCGTTGGGAGCACATCCTAACCGCCTGAAAATGAAATTGACTTTCTGTTATGAACTATTTAAAAGTAAATAAAAGATAAACGTACAGATTTCGTGATTCGTGTGAATCCGTACACGTGGAGCCATGGTTCCGTGATCCAAAGCATTCCAACCGTTTATTCAGTGGCCACAGGAAATAATGTTTAATAAACGGTCGGACGCGGattgtatgggtcttatccacaccgtccatcatttttttcgtatcattttaggatatgagcccgaaaatgaggcagatcccaggctcaagtggactatacaatagggattaaactctaccgttgaaaacttctgggggcccacaggagttttggatggagctgatatttgcgttttctcttcatccaggtgtatgtaactttatgaataggttggatggaaaataaacatcacggtgggccctagaaaagtttcaacggtgagaatcactaCAACGCAGCTtcctttggcgtggtccacttgagccctggatcttcctcatttttcggTCCATATCCTAagatgatacgaaaaaatggatggacggtgtagataagacccatacatcccggtggccactcaaagctcccgcccgttcccagctggagactggCGGTGGTAGGACGCAATTCGCTTTCCAAACGGTCCATGTTCGCAGAAAAATATCTGAAGTTTGGAAAATGCCTTGGCGCACTCCATCCGCTATATGGCCCATCtcataaacggcttggatcatctaaAATTGGGGGCGGACCCATCCACTGTTGAAGCTTTTTGGGCAATCAGGGATGTACATCAGTACAAAAATCACAGCAACCaatcaatcctaaccgtccaaataGCGGCCATCAAAATGGACGGTAAAAGCAGTCGTTCCAAAAGGTCCAAATGGATTTACATGAGAGCAGTGAACCACTCTCCATTATCGTATCGGAATCGTCTAAAACTACAGCGCAAAACAcccaagctgtggggtccaccatgttgtatatgtaaaatccactccgtccatcaggtgagtaTCGCTATTTATACCATACATTCAAAAGATAAACCCCATTAAAATCTaatatgggccacataaatgGGACCACGAAAAACAGTTCTGTTTCACACTGATTTTTCTACTCATCTTCATCCTGGTGAaatacacctgattaacggctttgatgaaagataaacaccatggtggccccacacagaaACCTAtcggttggcatcccatccccattgttccatttgacgtggcccatccgagccgtgaatctagctgatttttgtcCTGAGGATCAAACATCAAGGGAAAAAACTAGataaacggagtagatttcacatatacaaccaaagtgggccccacgtgttgcAGAAAAGCGCAAATCAGGAATagaaaagagaggaaggaaaTACTCTAATGCACCAAAACAACGGTATATAGCCCAAAACAGGTGTTGCAGAAAATCAGAAAAACTCATTCCATATGCATTTTTAACGGAATGTAACGCTATAATACACCGAAGCAACGGTGTATAAACCTGTCAAAATTTGAAAAGCTTCTCTACCTTTTCAATGTCTGTGGTGAAATAGAAGAATCTGAAGCGAATGGAAAGAGTCAGATCTCTCAAACAACTCTACGATCTATACATTCTCTTTGTATATCTCTTATCCGTGCATTTCCTTATATTGAGTTTCCCTCTTGCATTAGAAATCCAATTTCCTACCTGCAACAACACACCAACAGCAACAACCACAACGATCAAAACAACAGCAgcagtagggtttttttttttttttttcggcatTGTACCTGTTTGTATTCGAGACGGGAAGAGAGAGCGAGTTCCTGCTTCTGTTGGGAGGATGCGTACGGATTCTCTATGTTTTCTTCGAGCCATTGTCTCAGCACCTTCACAGATTCCTCTGGGAGACGTCTGTTTCCGCCTACTTTCACAGATTCCTCTGGGAGACGTCTGTTTCCGCCTGCTTTCACAGATTCCTCTGGAAGACGTCTGTTTCCGcctactttcttcttctctttctttctcttcttcgatGATTTTTTGATGCGGAGGAATCGGCGTTTTCTGCCGCAGCTTCTGCTGtcggtttcttcttcttcttcttcttcttctgcttcttcttcttcggaTGGATGGAAGGAAGGAGTGTCGGAAGTGACGCCGCTGCTTCTGAGGGCGTCGGAGAGGGTATcgggacaatccagaccgtcgaaAGACAGAAATTCCGATGGCGATGCTGGTTGTGGGTTGGGAATGAGGGTTTCAGACCAGGGATTGGAGAGGATTGTCCTATTTAAATGGCTTCTCGGCCTTCTACTTGCAGCGAAAACGATTGGAAGAAGCTtcggctcttcttcttcttcgatgaGGTTCTGAGCAACTGCCTTTCCTTTTGATTGGAGGGTGGAGGAGGATAGATTCGTAATTTTGGTCGAATCGGTTTGGGAAGGGAAGGAGGGTTTGGTTGGGGTTGAAGAGGAAGTTGGGAAAGGAGACCATTTCCATTCGAGGAGCTGAGGGAGTCGATCGAACACTGCGTTGAGCTTCTCCTCCTCGGATGGCGATCGCAACGGCGATGAAATCTGAGCCGTCCGTCTCGCCTCATCTGGGGAAGAAGGCCAGGTGGCCTTGATGGTGGTGGGGCTTTTTCTCGGATTACAAGCCCAATggtacattctctctctctctctctctctctctctacaacagaATGCAAATGGAATGGAAGCACTTCAAGTGCGTGATGGAACGCCTGCATCCCTGGACAAAATGCACGGAAGATCGCTGACTGTCGGTTCGTGTCTACGAGATCCGGGTCGTTCATCTGagcatggagcccaccttgaagtatgtattatatatccacgccgtccatccatttttccatatcgttCTAagccatgagccaaaaaatggagcagattcaaatttcaagttggcacaccacagtaaaaagtggtgattgatcattaataactttttatgggccacaaaagttttggatcaacatgatatttgtctGTTTCCTTATCTGTGAACTTATAATCAGATAGCAAATAAGCATcacctgggaagtttttaatggtagatggtCAATCGTCAttgttcatgtggtgtggtccacctgagatttggatttgcttcgttGTCGACGCCCTAgcaaatgagctggaaaacgtatggacggcgtggacatacaatgcatatataaggtggggccaaggtcagggccgcacctgatccgctccccTGTTCTTCCTTCCAAAACCGGGCACAAATGCATCGACTATTGGACCGTGTTGGACGTGGGCTTGCGGCTGAGATGATGACCTGAACCAACTGATTTTCTGGCCACCGTAAAGATAGTGGGCTCACTTAATGAAGGGATAGATCTTTAAGGATCCCCTAACACCAGGACCtggctagagatggacggtcataTAACAATGCTATGTAGGAccatattgatgtatatgttttattcatcgtgtctatctatttttatggGTCATTTTGAGACATGAGCTCGAAAGGAGTAGAGCCATATTGGtatatttgttttattcatgccgtatGTCTgtttttatatattaaaatgaataaaaaatgaagcagatttaagaATCAAGTATACCACAACACGTGAAGCAGTGTAGATTTAAAGACGAGGGAAGTTTAGGCCAAAGTCGATATTTAAAGTAGAACTTTATGTACAGTCTACTTGAGTCTTAGATCAACCTTTATTTAAGACTCATGTCTTGACATGACCGTCAGGCTCTACTTAGGTGTGACCCGAGCCTCCCGcgcaagttttatatatatatatatatatatatatataaaagagaggaatgct is drawn from Magnolia sinica isolate HGM2019 chromosome 5, MsV1, whole genome shotgun sequence and contains these coding sequences:
- the LOC131247411 gene encoding uncharacterized protein LOC131247411; the encoded protein is MYHWACNPRKSPTTIKATWPSSPDEARRTAQISSPLRSPSEEEKLNAVFDRLPQLLEWKWSPFPTSSSTPTKPSFPSQTDSTKITNLSSSTLQSKGKAVAQNLIEEEEEPKLLPIVFAASRRPRSHLNRTILSNPWSETLIPNPQPASPSEFLSFDGLDCPDTLSDALRSSGVTSDTPSFHPSEEEEAEEEEEEEETDSRSCGRKRRFLRIKKSSKKRKKEKKKVGGNRRLPEESVKAGGNRRLPEESVKVGGNRRLPEESVKVLRQWLEENIENPYASSQQKQELALSSRLEYKQVGNWISNARGKLNIRKCTDKRYTKRMYRS